A portion of the Candidatus Zixiibacteriota bacterium genome contains these proteins:
- a CDS encoding peptide-N-glycosidase F-related protein has translation MKRYTLLFTLISIIIPNSLNAYTDKRQLVHIFSHYNTKVVTDPSTGSNPYKKWTVFPPEGVEYRAVNLYVTYRCLDSLRCGEWDYIDNIYLRRVGGADSAPRNIEIGRMISPYGWRFDSTFSFTWHVDVTDFGVLLHDSVEVEFNHTGYESNTDRGWQVTLDFEISKGQPAMTCLGMDTLWTGSFPYGNSSKPIENILMPYSFSVPHEATRARLRILQSGHGMDDLENCAEFCNKYRQIFFDDSLVDQSQIWRECGDNPLSPQAGTWIYDRAGWCPGAIVIPDVFDFSVRPHSEHSVNVDLEPYINPNTPSANYHFSAYLFYYAEPRTRNDATLETIIAPSTENEYGRMNPICSDAQIVVKNSGKRPLTSVTINYGVAGMNEDTYTWRGHIESQRSKVITLPRMVGLDEGHTSYVAALEMPNGVPDEYPADNNYRSTWVTPPSFDTVLVLALRTNADSSHTSYAITNSTGTIVAERKLGTLAANKVYYDTLLLPNDCYELIVKDSAGDGLDFWFNPEGGYGYARLLDMKGRLLKSFLSDFGSNIRFSFGTYPNSTIQNPAEMLPLVTPFPMRNPGRFTLEIFYNEPTDAVIQITTEDKSRVVFEQKYPGLKESYIPIDIFAEPDGFYFVNVITDGKAITKKIKVKHEG, from the coding sequence ATGAAAAGATATACCCTGCTCTTCACACTCATTTCGATTATCATTCCGAACAGTCTCAACGCCTACACCGACAAAAGACAGCTTGTTCACATTTTCTCGCACTATAACACGAAAGTTGTAACTGATCCATCGACAGGGTCCAATCCATACAAAAAATGGACAGTATTTCCGCCGGAAGGTGTTGAATATCGCGCCGTGAATCTGTACGTCACGTACCGTTGCCTGGACTCCCTCCGTTGCGGCGAATGGGATTATATCGACAATATCTACCTGCGTCGGGTCGGCGGGGCTGATTCGGCTCCCAGGAATATCGAGATCGGCCGTATGATTTCCCCGTACGGCTGGCGCTTTGACTCGACATTTTCCTTTACCTGGCATGTCGATGTAACTGATTTTGGGGTTTTGCTCCATGACTCAGTTGAAGTCGAGTTCAATCATACTGGCTACGAAAGCAATACCGACCGCGGTTGGCAGGTCACACTCGATTTTGAAATCAGCAAAGGACAACCTGCAATGACCTGCCTTGGAATGGACACATTATGGACCGGAAGTTTTCCATATGGCAACAGTTCAAAGCCCATTGAGAATATCCTGATGCCCTATTCATTCTCGGTTCCCCATGAAGCGACAAGGGCGCGGCTGAGAATTCTTCAGAGCGGACATGGGATGGATGACCTTGAAAACTGTGCCGAATTTTGTAATAAATATAGACAGATCTTTTTTGATGACTCGCTGGTCGACCAGAGTCAGATTTGGCGCGAGTGCGGCGACAATCCGCTCTCTCCACAGGCTGGGACCTGGATATACGACCGCGCCGGATGGTGTCCGGGGGCGATAGTGATCCCAGATGTCTTTGATTTTTCTGTCAGGCCGCATTCAGAGCACTCAGTGAATGTCGACTTGGAGCCATACATCAATCCCAACACACCGAGCGCGAATTATCATTTTTCGGCGTATCTGTTTTACTATGCTGAGCCGAGGACGAGAAACGATGCGACGCTTGAAACAATCATCGCGCCAAGCACGGAAAACGAATATGGGCGGATGAATCCGATTTGCAGCGACGCCCAAATTGTTGTCAAGAACAGTGGAAAGCGCCCGCTAACCTCGGTAACCATAAATTACGGGGTGGCCGGCATGAATGAAGATACCTATACCTGGAGGGGTCATATTGAGTCCCAGCGGTCGAAGGTAATCACGCTCCCTCGCATGGTCGGTTTGGATGAAGGACACACGTCCTATGTGGCCGCTCTTGAGATGCCCAACGGCGTACCCGATGAGTACCCGGCTGATAATAATTATAGATCAACGTGGGTCACTCCGCCCAGCTTCGATACAGTTTTGGTGTTGGCGCTTCGAACCAACGCCGACTCATCGCATACGTCGTACGCAATTACCAACTCAACTGGCACAATTGTCGCCGAGCGGAAACTTGGGACACTTGCGGCCAACAAGGTCTATTATGACACGCTCTTACTTCCCAATGACTGTTACGAACTGATTGTCAAAGACAGCGCGGGGGACGGATTGGATTTTTGGTTCAATCCCGAGGGTGGCTATGGCTACGCGAGACTGCTCGATATGAAAGGCCGTCTGCTCAAATCGTTTCTCTCCGATTTTGGCAGTAACATCCGTTTTTCATTTGGTACATATCCGAACTCCACAATACAGAATCCGGCAGAAATGCTTCCCTTGGTCACACCGTTCCCGATGCGCAACCCAGGCAGATTCACTCTTGAGATTTTTTACAACGAACCGACGGACGCGGTCATTCAGATCACGACCGAGGATAAATCACGAGTCGTCTTTGAGCAGAAATATCCAGGACTTAAAGAAAGCTATATTCCAATCGATATATTCGCTGAGCCTGACGGCTTTTATTTTGTGAATGTCATTACTGACGGCAAGGCTATAACGAAGAAGATAAAAGTGAAGCATGAGGGGTGA